A single window of Gossypium hirsutum isolate 1008001.06 chromosome A10, Gossypium_hirsutum_v2.1, whole genome shotgun sequence DNA harbors:
- the LOC107951469 gene encoding coronatine-insensitive protein 1 codes for MEENDNQRRRTVPFTGMSDVVLVCVLPYIQDARDRAAVSLVCRRLYEHDALTRKHITIALCYTTTTDRLRRRFPHLESLKLKGKPRAAMFNLIPEDWGGYVTPWVFEIAENFNFLKSVHFRRMIVKDTDLEILARSRGNVLQGLKLDKCSGFSTDGLFLIGSMCRQLRTLFLEESSIVEKDGRWLHEIAVKNSVLETLNFYMTDLVQVSFDDLERIAKNCPNLTSVKISDCEILNLAGFFRAAAALEEFCGGSFNEQSERYNAVKFPPRLCRLGLTYMGKNEMPIVFPFASMLKKLDLLYALLDTEDHCLLIQRCPNLEVLETRNVIGDRGLEVLAQSCKKLTRLRIERGADEQGMGDEEGLVSQRGLTALAQGCLELTYIAVYVSDITNASLESLGTYSKNLCDFRLVLLDREERITDLPLDNGVRALLRGCEKLRRFALYLRAGGLTDVGLSYIGKYSPNVRWMLLGYVGESDAGLLAFSRGCPSLVKLEMRGCCFSEQAIAQAVMRLPSLRYLWVQGYRASPAGRDLLAMARPFWNIELIPARRVNMTNQVGEPVVVEHPAHILAYYSLAGPRTDFPDTVIPLDPVL; via the exons ATGGAGGAAAATGATAACCAACGGCGAAGAACGGTTCCGTTTACCGGTATGTCCGACGTCGTATTGGTCTGTGTGTTACCGTACATACAAGACGCAAGAGACCGTGCAGCCGTTTCGCTTGTTTGCCGGCGTTTGTACGAACACGACGCGTTGACACGTAAGCATATAACTATAGCGCTTTGTTACACGACGACTACCGATCGGTTACGGCGGCGTTTCCCGCACTTGGAGTCGTTGAAACTGAAAGGAAAGCCACGGGCGGCGATGTTCAATTTAATACCTGAAGATTGGGGAGGGTACGTGACTCCATGGGTGTTTGAAATAGCAGAGAACTTCAATTTCTTGAAATCGGTTCATTTTAGAAGGATGATTGTTAAGGATACGGATCTCGAAATTTTAGCTCGGTCTAGAGGGAACGTTTTACAGGGTTTGAAGCTTGATAAATGCTCTGGTTTCTCCACTGATGGACTCTTCCTCATTGGAAGCATGTGCCG GCAACTAAGAACCTTGTTTCTTGAAGAGAGTTCAATTGTCGAGAAAGATGGTCGATGGCTTCACGAGATTGCGGTAAAAAACTCTGTTCTCGAGACTTTAAACTTTTACATGACCGATCTTGTCCAAGTGAGTTTCGATGACCTTGAACGGATTGCCAAAAATTGTCCCAACTTGACCTCGGTGAAAATTAGTGATTGTGAAATTCTGAATCTTGCTGGCTTCTTTCGTGCTGCTGCCGCTTTAGAAGAATTCTGTGGTGGTTCTTTCAATGAACAATCGGAGAGGTATAATGCCGTAAAATTCCCCCCAAGGCTATGCCGTTTGGGTTTAACATACATGGGGAAGAACGAAATGCCAATCGTGTTTCCTTTTGCATCGATGCTTAAAAAGTTGGACCTCCTCTACGCATTACTCGACACGGAAGATCACTGCTTGTTGATTCAACGATGCCCCAACTTAGAAGTTCTCGAG ACGAGGAATGTTATTGGAGATAGAGGACTAGAAGTTCTTGCTCAAAGTTGTAAGAAACTAACGAGGCTTAGAATCGAGCGAGGTGCAGATGAGCAAGGAATGGGTGATGAAGAAGGTCTGGTTTCACAACGAGGACTAACAGCGTTAGCTCAAGGATGCCTTGAGCTGACATATATAGCCGTTTATGTATCTGATATCACGAATGCATCATTGGAATCCCTCGGGACATACTCCAAAAATCTCTGTGATTTTCGTCTCGTCTTACTTGACCGAGAAGAAAGGATAACAGACTTGCCTCTTGACAATGGAGTACGAGCACTATTGAGAGGCTGTGAAAAGCTTAGAAGATTCGCTTTGTATCTCCGAGCTGGTGGTTTGACCGATGTAGGCCTCAGTTATATCGGGAAATATAGCCCTAACGTTAGATGGATGCTTTTAGGATATGTCGGGGAGTCAGATGCCGGGCTTTTGGCATTCTCCCGTGGATGTCCTAGCTTAGTGAAACTCGAAATGAGGGGTTGCTGCTTTAGCGAGCAAGCAATAGCACAAGCCGTGATGCGGTTACCCTCTTTGAGGTACTTATGGGTGCAAGGATATCGAGCATCACCAGCCGGTCGCGATCTATTAGCCATGGCACGTCCATTTTGGAACATCGAACTGATCCCTGCAAGACGAGTCAATATGACTAATCAAGTCGGAGAACCAGTCGTGGTCGAACATCCGGCTCATATACTTGCCTATTACTCCCTAGCTGGACCAAGAACAGATTTTCCAGATACTGTCATTCCTTTGGATCCGGTGCTGTAA